Part of the Terrisporobacter glycolicus ATCC 14880 = DSM 1288 genome is shown below.
TACTATATCTTATTATGAGTTATAAATTTCCTGATAGCTGTCCCTTTGGTTCTATATCTTCAAATAACAATATTTCTTGTTCTAAAGCTTCTTCAACAGCTTCAACTAGTAAATTGTCTTTAATAAGGTCTTCACAAATATTTATATCTTTATACATTATTCTATCTTTATCTATAAATGGAGTATGCTCTCTCACAATATTGTAAGCTGCTTCTGTACCTGCTCCTAATTTTTTCTTACCTCTTAAGTCTATTGCTTGAACACTTGTTAGTATTTCCATGGCAATAACTTTTCTCACATTATCCATAATATCTCTAGCTTTTCTAGCTGCTATTGTTCCCATAGAAACATGATCTTCTTGATTTGCAGAAGAAGGAATAGAGTCCACACTTGCTGGATGAGCTAAAACTTTATTTTCTGAAACAAGTGATGCAGCAGAATACTGAACTATCATAAATCCAGAGTTTAAACCTCCATGATTAACTAAAAATGCTGGTAAACCATAACTTAAAGCTGGATTTACCATTTTTTCTAATCTTCTTTCTGCTATATTTGCCATTTCTGCTAAAGCAATTCCAAGAAAATCAAAGCTTAAGGCCATTGGTTGTCCATGAAAGTTACCTCCAGAAATTATTTTTTGATCTTCTCCTGGGAATATTATTGGATTGTCTGTAACTGAATTCATTTCTATTTCTAATTTATTTTTTACATATTCTAAGGCATCTTTGCTAGCTCCATGGATTTGTGGTGAACATCTTAGAGAATATGCATCTTGAGTTCTAAGTTGCCCTTGCTTAGTAACCATTTCGCTGCCTTCCACCATTGTTAACACATTTTTTGCAGTATTGAATTGTCCTTTGTGAGGTCTAACTAAATTAACTCTTTCATCCATGGCGCAAGTTATACCATTTAATGCTTCCATTGTTAAGCATAGAGATATATCAGCAGTTTTCATTAAATTTAGTGCATCATAAATAGTTATTGCACCAACTGCAGTCATACATTGAGTCCCGTTTATTAATGCTAAACCTTCTTTTGCACCTAAGTATTCAAGAGGTTTGATTCCTGATTTTTCCATGGCATCTTTAGATTCCATTCTTTTACCTTCATAAATCGCTTCACCAAGGCCTAACATAGTAAGTACCATATGAGATAGCGGGGCCAAATCTCCTGATGAACCAAGGGATCCTTTTTCTGGAACTATTGGATGAACTCCTTTATTTAGCATAGAAGTTAACACTTCTAAAGTTTCACATCTTGCTCCCGAGTATCCCTTAGATAAAGCATTTGCTCTAAGTAGCATCATAGCTCTTACAATTTCTTCACTTAAGGGATTTCCCACACCACATGAATGAGACATTATAAGATTAGTTTGTAATTGTCTGCACTCATTTTTTGATATTGCCACGTCAGAAAACTTACCAAATCCAGTAGTTATTCCATAAGATATTTGACCTGTATCTACTATGTCATCAACTATTTGTCTAGAAATTTTCACTTTTTCTAGGGCCTCTTTACTTACCTCTACAGGAAAATTATATCTAGCAACATTTACTAAATCATC
Proteins encoded:
- the hutH gene encoding histidine ammonia-lyase translates to MKKIIIDGNSLTLDDLVNVARYNFPVEVSKEALEKVKISRQIVDDIVDTGQISYGITTGFGKFSDVAISKNECRQLQTNLIMSHSCGVGNPLSEEIVRAMMLLRANALSKGYSGARCETLEVLTSMLNKGVHPIVPEKGSLGSSGDLAPLSHMVLTMLGLGEAIYEGKRMESKDAMEKSGIKPLEYLGAKEGLALINGTQCMTAVGAITIYDALNLMKTADISLCLTMEALNGITCAMDERVNLVRPHKGQFNTAKNVLTMVEGSEMVTKQGQLRTQDAYSLRCSPQIHGASKDALEYVKNKLEIEMNSVTDNPIIFPGEDQKIISGGNFHGQPMALSFDFLGIALAEMANIAERRLEKMVNPALSYGLPAFLVNHGGLNSGFMIVQYSAASLVSENKVLAHPASVDSIPSSANQEDHVSMGTIAARKARDIMDNVRKVIAMEILTSVQAIDLRGKKKLGAGTEAAYNIVREHTPFIDKDRIMYKDINICEDLIKDNLLVEAVEEALEQEILLFEDIEPKGQLSGNL